In Gordonia phthalatica, one genomic interval encodes:
- a CDS encoding multifunctional oxoglutarate decarboxylase/oxoglutarate dehydrogenase thiamine pyrophosphate-binding subunit/dihydrolipoyllysine-residue succinyltransferase subunit: protein MSSSISESDFGQNEWLVEEMYQRFQTNPESVDPSWHELLKNYRPSTTAAAPANGATPPAAPAPAATPPAAPAAPAPAPAARVAPKQAVTLDTEPAKKAAAPARTPAPARESAATKAASGTSMAASTAKPADADAVDTNRVLRGPAAAIVRNMNASLEVPTATSVRAIPAKLMIDNRVVINNHLARTRGGKVSFTHILGYAIVQALKAFPSMNNHFAIVDGKPNVVSPAHTNLGLAIDLPGKNGNRTLVVAAIKGCEAMNFGEFVAAYEDIVRRARNGKLGADDFAGVTISLTNPGTIGTVHSVPRLMQGQGTIIGAGAMEYPAEFQGASDEQIAAMGVGKLMTLTSTYDHRIIQGAESGDFLRTIHNLIISDDFWDELFTSLRIPYEPVRWRRDIPAGLVDKNTRVLELIAAYRSRGHLMADTDPLMMDAAAKAAHPDLDVLTYGLTLWDLDRSFKVGGFHGQRDMKLRDVLSILRDAYCRHVGVEYTHILDPEQQRWLQERVEIKHVKPPVAEQKYILSKLNAAEAFETFLATKYVGQKRFSLEGAEAVIPMMDAVLDQSAEHELDEVVIGMPHRGRLNVLTNIVGKPYSKVFSEFEGNLGPAESHGSGDVKYHLGAEGKYYQMFGDNEITVSLTANPSHLEAVDPVLEGIVRAKQDGMSEDKKFGVLPLMLHGDAAFAGQGIVAEVLNMSMLPGYRTGGTVHIVVNNQIGFTTAPEHSRSTQYCTDIAKMISAPVFHVNGDDPEACVWAAKLAVDYREAFNRDVVIDLVCYRRLGHNEGDDPSMTQPAMYDVINNLRSVRKSYTEALIGRGDISTKEAEDALRDYQGQLERVFVEVKELERHTPEASPSVEGDQTLVTKLVTAVDQERLQQIGDAFGNVPEGFTAHPRVKPVIKRRHEMPTKGNVDWSFAEMMAFGSLVQEGRTVRLSGQDARRGTFTQRHSVLIDRENGSEYTPLNHLPDATGRFLVYDSPLSEYGVLGFEYGYAVADPDALVMWEAQFGDFVNGAQSVIDEFISSGEAKWGQRSDVVLLLPHGHEGQGPDHTSGRIERFLQLCAEGSMTVALPSTPASYFHLLRRHVHDGISRPLVVFTPKSMLRNKAAVSPVEEFTEGKFLSVIDDPAFKNGGDRNKVQRVLLVSGKLYYELAARKEKDGRDDVAIVRVEQLYPVPYRRLARTLEAYPNAKDFRWVQEEPANQGPWPFLGLWLPEMLPELLAGLRRVSRRAMSAPSSGSSKVHAVEQQEIVDEAFN from the coding sequence GTGAGCAGTTCGATATCCGAATCTGACTTCGGACAAAACGAATGGCTGGTCGAGGAGATGTACCAGCGATTCCAGACCAACCCTGAATCAGTCGATCCGAGCTGGCACGAGCTTCTCAAGAACTACCGTCCCAGCACGACTGCCGCAGCCCCCGCGAACGGTGCGACGCCGCCCGCGGCGCCCGCACCCGCAGCGACGCCTCCCGCCGCCCCCGCGGCTCCGGCTCCGGCTCCGGCCGCGCGTGTCGCACCGAAGCAGGCCGTGACGCTCGACACCGAGCCCGCCAAGAAGGCCGCCGCCCCCGCTCGGACGCCGGCCCCCGCCCGCGAGTCCGCCGCCACCAAGGCCGCGTCCGGCACGTCGATGGCCGCGTCGACCGCGAAGCCCGCCGACGCCGACGCCGTCGACACGAACCGCGTCCTGCGCGGCCCGGCCGCAGCGATCGTCCGCAACATGAACGCTTCGCTGGAGGTGCCGACCGCGACGAGCGTCCGCGCCATCCCGGCGAAGCTGATGATCGACAACCGCGTCGTCATCAACAACCACCTCGCCCGCACCCGCGGCGGCAAGGTGAGCTTCACCCACATCCTCGGCTACGCGATCGTCCAGGCGCTCAAGGCGTTCCCGAGCATGAACAACCACTTCGCCATCGTCGACGGCAAGCCGAACGTGGTGAGCCCCGCGCACACCAACCTCGGTCTCGCGATCGACCTGCCGGGCAAGAACGGCAACCGCACGCTCGTCGTCGCCGCCATCAAGGGCTGCGAGGCGATGAACTTCGGCGAGTTCGTGGCCGCCTACGAGGACATCGTCCGCCGCGCGCGCAACGGCAAGCTCGGCGCCGACGACTTCGCAGGCGTCACCATCTCGCTGACCAACCCGGGCACCATCGGCACCGTCCACTCGGTCCCCCGCTTGATGCAGGGTCAGGGCACCATCATCGGTGCAGGCGCCATGGAGTACCCCGCCGAGTTCCAGGGCGCCAGCGACGAGCAGATCGCCGCCATGGGCGTCGGCAAGCTGATGACGCTGACGTCGACCTACGACCACCGCATCATCCAGGGTGCGGAGTCGGGCGACTTCCTGCGCACCATTCACAACCTGATCATCAGCGACGACTTCTGGGACGAACTGTTCACGTCGCTGCGGATCCCGTACGAGCCGGTCCGCTGGCGTCGCGACATCCCCGCGGGCCTGGTCGACAAGAACACCCGCGTCCTCGAGCTGATCGCCGCGTACCGCAGCCGCGGTCACCTGATGGCCGACACCGACCCGCTGATGATGGACGCCGCCGCCAAGGCCGCTCACCCCGACCTGGACGTCCTCACCTACGGCCTCACCCTGTGGGACCTGGACCGCTCGTTCAAGGTCGGCGGCTTCCACGGCCAGCGCGACATGAAGTTGCGCGACGTCCTGTCGATCCTGCGCGACGCCTACTGCCGTCACGTCGGCGTCGAGTACACGCACATCCTGGATCCCGAGCAGCAGCGCTGGCTCCAGGAGCGCGTGGAGATCAAGCACGTCAAGCCGCCGGTGGCCGAGCAGAAGTACATCCTGAGCAAGCTCAACGCCGCCGAGGCCTTCGAGACCTTCCTCGCCACCAAGTACGTCGGTCAGAAGCGCTTCTCCCTCGAGGGCGCGGAAGCCGTCATCCCGATGATGGACGCCGTCCTGGATCAGAGCGCCGAGCACGAGCTCGACGAGGTCGTCATCGGCATGCCGCACCGCGGTCGCCTGAACGTCCTGACGAACATCGTCGGCAAGCCCTACTCGAAGGTCTTCAGCGAGTTCGAGGGCAACCTCGGTCCCGCCGAGTCCCACGGCTCGGGCGACGTGAAGTACCACCTCGGCGCCGAGGGCAAGTACTACCAGATGTTCGGCGACAACGAGATCACCGTCTCGCTGACCGCCAACCCCAGCCACCTGGAGGCCGTCGACCCGGTCCTGGAGGGCATCGTCCGCGCCAAGCAGGACGGCATGAGCGAGGACAAGAAGTTCGGCGTCCTCCCGCTGATGCTGCACGGTGACGCGGCGTTCGCCGGCCAGGGCATCGTGGCCGAGGTCCTCAACATGTCGATGCTGCCCGGCTACCGCACCGGCGGCACCGTGCACATCGTCGTGAACAACCAGATCGGCTTCACCACCGCGCCCGAGCACTCCCGCTCCACGCAGTACTGCACCGACATCGCCAAGATGATCAGTGCGCCGGTCTTCCACGTGAACGGCGACGACCCCGAGGCCTGCGTCTGGGCCGCCAAGCTGGCCGTCGACTACCGCGAGGCGTTCAACCGCGACGTGGTCATCGACCTGGTCTGCTACCGCCGCCTGGGCCACAACGAGGGCGACGACCCGTCGATGACCCAGCCGGCCATGTACGACGTCATCAACAACCTCCGCAGCGTCCGCAAGAGCTACACCGAAGCCCTCATCGGCCGCGGTGACATCTCGACCAAGGAGGCCGAGGACGCCCTCCGCGACTACCAGGGTCAGCTGGAGCGCGTGTTCGTCGAGGTCAAGGAACTCGAGCGTCACACGCCCGAGGCGTCGCCGTCGGTGGAGGGCGACCAGACGCTGGTCACCAAGCTCGTCACCGCCGTCGACCAGGAGCGCCTGCAGCAGATCGGCGACGCCTTCGGCAACGTGCCGGAGGGCTTCACCGCGCACCCGCGCGTGAAGCCGGTCATCAAGCGTCGCCACGAGATGCCCACCAAGGGCAACGTCGACTGGTCGTTCGCCGAGATGATGGCCTTCGGTTCGCTGGTCCAGGAGGGCCGCACCGTCCGCCTGTCGGGTCAGGACGCCCGCCGCGGCACGTTCACGCAGCGTCACTCGGTCCTCATCGACCGGGAGAACGGCAGCGAGTACACCCCGCTGAACCACCTGCCCGACGCGACCGGCCGATTCCTGGTCTACGACTCCCCGCTGTCGGAGTACGGCGTCCTCGGCTTCGAGTACGGCTACGCCGTCGCCGACCCCGACGCCCTGGTCATGTGGGAGGCGCAGTTCGGCGACTTCGTCAACGGCGCCCAGTCGGTCATCGACGAGTTCATCAGTTCCGGCGAGGCCAAGTGGGGTCAGCGCAGCGACGTGGTCCTGCTCCTGCCGCACGGTCACGAGGGTCAGGGACCCGACCACACCTCGGGACGCATCGAGCGCTTCCTGCAGCTGTGTGCCGAGGGTTCGATGACCGTCGCGCTGCCGTCGACCCCGGCGAGCTACTTCCATCTGCTGCGTCGCCACGTGCACGACGGCATCAGCCGCCCGCTCGTGGTCTTCACCCCGAAGTCGATGCTCCGCAACAAGGCCGCCGTCTCGCCGGTCGAGGAGTTCACCGAGGGCAAGTTCCTCTCGGTGATCGACGACCCCGCCTTCAAGAACGGTGGCGACCGCAATAAGGTCCAGCGCGTCCTTCTGGTCAGCGGCAAGCTGTACTACGAGCTGGCCGCCCGCAAGGAGAAGGACGGCCGCGACGACGTCGCCATCGTCCGCGTCGAGCAGCTGTACCCGGTCCCCTACCGCCGCCTGGCACGCACCCTCGAGGCGTACCCGAACGCGAAGGACTTCCGCTGGGTCCAGGAGGAGCCCGCCAACCAGGGTCCGTGGCCGTTCCTCGGCCTCTGGCTCCCGGAGATGCTGCCCGAGCTGCTGGCCGGTCTGCGGCGCGTCTCGCGCCGCGCGATGTCCGCTCCGTCGTCCGGTTCCAGCAAGGTGCACGCGGTGGAGCAGCAGGAGATCGTCGACGAGGCGTTCAACTGA